From one Syngnathoides biaculeatus isolate LvHL_M chromosome 12, ASM1980259v1, whole genome shotgun sequence genomic stretch:
- the LOC133509760 gene encoding homeobox protein pv.1-like has translation MNKSQTKTENMVKYFSVDWLARSHRDTPPEENRGTPMECAASCRPHVPCVVQPSPPAFGKSYLQPKFKSSQSTETSPSHSTRCTSPTSESNDYSSGYDSEAASSECLSVDEASEAEKEGSQRRVRTKFTPEQISRLLKIFDKHKYLEAGERGKTARKLGLTETQVRTWFQNRRMKLKREVQDLTPQIQPLVFQHLHPIQYHAMAGQQSHYPSTVYTVPVQPHLGPHCHRGSQLMIHNPYFY, from the exons ATGAACAAGTCACAGaccaaaactgagaacatgGTGAAGTATTTCTCTGTGGATTGGCTTGCCCGGAGCCACCGCGACACGCCGCCAGAGGAAAACCGGGGGACTCCGATGGAGTGTGCGGCCAGCTGCAGACCGCACGTCCCCTGTGTGGTGCAGCCGAGCCCGCCGGCGTTTGGCAAAAGTTACCTGCAGCCCAAATTCAAGTCGTCGCAATCCACGGAGACCTCCCCTTCGCATTCCACACGCTGCACATCACCAA CTTCCGAATCGAACGACTACTCCTCTGGCTATGACAGTGAAGCGGCTTCATCGGAGTGTCTGTCAGTGGACGAGGCCAGCGAGGCGGAGAAAGAGGGATCCCAGCGCAGGGTGCGCACTAAATTCACCCCCGAGCAGATCAGCAGACTGTTGAAGATTTTCGACAAGCACAAGTACCTGGAGGCTGGCGAGAGGGGCAAGACCGCGCGCAAACTGGGCCTGACTGAAACACAG GTGAGGACCTGGTTTCAGAACCGCAGGATGAAGCTCAAACGGGAGGTGCAGGACCTTACTCCCCAAATCCAGCCACTTGTGTTCCAACACCTGCACCCGATTCAGTACCATGCCATGGCTGGACAACAAAGCCACTACCCCTCCACCGTTTACACCGTTCCGGTTCAGCCGCATTTGGGCCCTCACTGTCACCGAGGATCCCAGCTCATGATCCACAACCCATATTTCTACTGA